A single region of the Anaerostipes rhamnosivorans genome encodes:
- a CDS encoding chorion class high-cysteine HCB protein 13: MSDLAATGCGTSCNSGFGGNNCLLLILLLCCCGGDGGFGGGDGCGCGCDSIIWIIILLCCCGGGFGGGSGSGCGCGC; this comes from the coding sequence ATGAGTGATTTAGCTGCTACAGGTTGCGGAACATCATGCAATTCAGGATTCGGAGGAAACAACTGTCTTCTTCTTATTCTCTTATTATGCTGCTGCGGAGGTGACGGTGGATTCGGAGGCGGAGACGGCTGCGGATGCGGTTGTGACTCCATCATTTGGATCATCATCCTGCTGTGCTGCTGCGGTGGTGGATTCGGCGGCGGAAGCGGAAGCGGATGCGGATGCGGATGCTAA
- a CDS encoding S8 family serine peptidase, giving the protein MRKVKRWAAWMLSLALLSTAAPITAKAASDKDQVTDIKKQLSEKKKSGYVEGEALVLYRTTVSGQKNRSVPFSSGIKVKKTWNFSTDLKGKTRSKSKDPVVSIARVSSGKKTEELLRDLDKNPQVIAAQPNYKTKILSGSDPYYDFQWANSNQGQNRGTAGKDVGYDQFYSKTSSSGGKETVVAVVDTGIDLGHEELKGRLWTNKSHTLRGSHGYDFENNDPDPSDDNGHGTHCAGIIAAQAGNGKGIAGISQSSDIKLMALKVFDEDGGGDLSNVIDAYYYIYKQQLEGVNVAAVNNSWGTDETEYAEVMKYVIDLVGKKGAVTVCAAGNEMENNDKTLTIPAGVDSDYLISVAATNENGQLAAYSNYGAESVHMAAPGNDILSSVHEDCFNPTIYSDAERNSLCQFYNGFEDGNVSGVKTEGGGNTGKGTVTVSADRDYFGKDKKGTSAKISVEGAKSGDIYTVFLPYDSSKGNTNSYLSTMLKAVSKAEAEDETGLVLVMDYQLDEEGQIKDPLTLEDIAINMLAGGIPMISIGSKADDWTHFVYSDRSSTKNEKRALGITLMALSDGDFTIHLDDAAVSKAGVSSEAFGKYDFYSGTSMAAPLVAGAVANASKYYNSSNAAANRETVLGMTRTENGMPLITRGVLDGRKLADVNPIITKAFVSGGRVVLQGKGFGASGGTVSVNGNTEKVSSWSDTRIVMDNRKLVNRVGEVKITTRQGKTVAGSFYFVKGKSGPRQVFTTENITDGGDVFSDGSKFYYLDRELNLYVMDEEEREFSKMSSMDMEKAFSGIQKGELDRAKFDLDSAPVYCDQAVYAIVEAELGYEVKRSLVCYSFKTKKWSRVDSYLSKAGGSKVQGSSLAAYNGRIYVIGGQNKKNQSLEKSVYRYDTEKKQWSKAASLPEGRCESAAVQSGSQLLLTLGSIGKKGQIPKNLVYSDRTNRWIKKSASLTPRNINEETFSACVGVCKDGIAYVGLDTDGYGNVFRYSISKDRFEAMDYTASFDEEIIGTTAGSRFLLMPLAQQYDFDLKHLGKGKKTVQSKAQDDGDDDEFEDSSPVYSYSVPSGLVKVTAKAKHGTITGRGSYLPGQKVTVKPKAAKYYCFKPSTMKAAGKKIKGSSHSFRVTAATTVSAVFKKTVVKLNKKKLTLRAGNKYKLKAKVKTVGKKKSVTWKSSKSKYASVSKQGVVKTKKAGKGKTVTIYAYAKDGSRSKAKIKIKIR; this is encoded by the coding sequence ATGAGAAAGGTTAAAAGGTGGGCTGCATGGATGCTGTCCCTGGCACTTTTATCTACGGCAGCACCGATAACGGCAAAGGCTGCTTCTGATAAGGATCAGGTTACAGACATCAAAAAGCAGCTTTCAGAAAAGAAGAAATCCGGGTATGTAGAAGGGGAGGCGCTGGTTTTGTACCGGACAACCGTGTCAGGGCAGAAGAACAGGTCCGTTCCCTTTTCTTCGGGTATCAAGGTAAAAAAGACATGGAATTTTTCCACGGACTTGAAGGGAAAGACAAGGTCAAAGTCCAAGGATCCTGTGGTTTCCATTGCCAGAGTGTCTTCCGGCAAAAAGACGGAAGAGCTGCTTAGGGACTTGGACAAGAATCCCCAGGTGATTGCGGCACAGCCAAATTATAAGACGAAGATCCTTAGTGGCAGTGATCCCTATTATGATTTCCAGTGGGCCAACAGCAATCAAGGACAGAACAGGGGAACTGCCGGGAAGGATGTGGGCTATGACCAGTTTTACAGCAAGACCTCCAGTTCCGGCGGAAAAGAAACAGTTGTGGCTGTTGTGGACACGGGGATCGACTTAGGGCACGAAGAACTGAAGGGCCGTCTGTGGACCAACAAGTCGCACACATTGAGAGGAAGCCACGGATACGATTTTGAAAACAATGATCCCGACCCTTCCGATGACAACGGACATGGCACCCACTGTGCCGGGATCATCGCAGCGCAGGCGGGAAACGGGAAGGGGATTGCAGGTATCAGCCAGAGCAGTGATATCAAGCTGATGGCACTGAAGGTCTTTGATGAAGACGGCGGCGGTGATCTGTCAAATGTGATCGATGCCTACTATTATATTTACAAACAGCAGCTGGAAGGCGTCAACGTGGCGGCAGTCAACAACTCCTGGGGCACCGATGAGACCGAGTACGCGGAAGTGATGAAGTACGTGATCGACCTGGTCGGAAAGAAAGGAGCGGTTACCGTCTGTGCCGCGGGAAATGAAATGGAGAACAATGACAAGACCCTGACAATTCCGGCTGGCGTAGACAGCGATTATCTGATCTCAGTGGCAGCCACCAACGAAAATGGACAGCTGGCCGCTTATTCTAACTATGGAGCAGAATCCGTACATATGGCGGCGCCGGGCAATGATATTCTGTCTTCCGTTCATGAAGATTGCTTTAATCCCACGATTTACAGTGACGCAGAGAGAAACAGCTTATGCCAGTTCTACAATGGATTTGAAGATGGGAATGTCTCTGGCGTTAAGACAGAGGGTGGCGGGAATACCGGCAAAGGAACGGTGACGGTTTCTGCGGACAGAGATTACTTTGGAAAAGATAAGAAAGGAACATCTGCTAAGATTTCTGTGGAAGGGGCAAAATCCGGAGATATTTATACGGTGTTTCTTCCTTACGACAGCAGTAAAGGAAATACGAATTCTTATTTGAGTACCATGCTGAAAGCGGTGAGTAAGGCAGAGGCGGAGGATGAGACCGGCCTTGTTCTTGTAATGGACTATCAGCTGGACGAAGAGGGGCAGATCAAGGATCCGCTCACACTGGAAGATATCGCAATAAATATGCTGGCAGGGGGAATCCCTATGATATCTATCGGCAGCAAGGCAGATGACTGGACCCATTTTGTCTATTCAGACCGCAGCTCGACAAAGAATGAAAAGCGTGCGCTGGGAATCACCTTGATGGCTTTAAGTGACGGGGATTTCACAATCCATCTGGATGACGCGGCGGTGAGCAAGGCAGGGGTATCCAGTGAAGCGTTCGGCAAATATGACTTTTACAGCGGCACGTCCATGGCTGCGCCTCTTGTGGCCGGGGCGGTGGCCAATGCATCCAAGTATTATAACAGCAGCAATGCCGCGGCCAACCGGGAGACAGTCCTTGGGATGACAAGAACTGAAAACGGCATGCCTTTGATCACCAGAGGGGTATTGGACGGAAGAAAACTGGCTGACGTCAATCCGATTATCACCAAGGCCTTCGTTTCAGGAGGAAGAGTGGTCCTTCAGGGGAAGGGATTCGGAGCTTCAGGCGGCACTGTGTCGGTGAACGGCAATACAGAAAAAGTGTCTAGCTGGAGTGATACAAGGATCGTGATGGATAACAGGAAGCTGGTAAACCGGGTCGGAGAGGTGAAGATAACGACCAGGCAGGGCAAGACCGTTGCTGGGTCATTCTATTTTGTGAAAGGCAAAAGCGGACCCAGACAGGTGTTTACCACAGAAAATATCACAGACGGAGGAGATGTCTTTTCCGACGGTAGTAAGTTTTATTACTTGGACAGGGAGCTGAATCTCTATGTAATGGATGAGGAAGAGCGGGAGTTTTCCAAAATGTCTTCTATGGACATGGAAAAGGCATTCTCAGGCATACAAAAGGGAGAACTGGACCGGGCAAAGTTCGATCTGGATTCCGCGCCTGTTTACTGTGACCAAGCTGTCTATGCCATTGTGGAGGCAGAGCTTGGGTATGAAGTGAAACGGTCCCTGGTGTGCTACTCCTTTAAGACCAAGAAGTGGTCGAGAGTTGACTCTTATCTGTCAAAAGCAGGAGGCTCTAAGGTCCAGGGTTCCTCCCTGGCGGCTTATAACGGCAGGATCTATGTGATCGGCGGACAGAATAAAAAGAATCAATCTCTGGAGAAGAGTGTATACCGCTATGATACAGAGAAAAAGCAGTGGTCGAAAGCTGCGTCACTCCCGGAAGGCCGCTGCGAGAGTGCTGCAGTCCAGTCTGGCAGCCAGCTGCTCCTCACTTTAGGCAGCATCGGAAAGAAAGGGCAGATTCCTAAGAACCTTGTCTACAGCGACAGAACTAACCGGTGGATAAAAAAGTCGGCTTCTCTGACGCCGAGGAATATAAATGAGGAAACGTTCTCTGCCTGTGTCGGGGTATGTAAGGATGGAATTGCTTATGTAGGACTGGACACGGACGGTTACGGCAATGTATTCCGTTATTCCATTTCCAAAGATCGGTTTGAGGCTATGGATTACACCGCATCCTTTGACGAGGAGATAATCGGGACCACAGCAGGTTCAAGATTTCTTTTAATGCCGCTTGCCCAGCAGTATGACTTTGATCTCAAGCATCTGGGCAAGGGGAAAAAGACAGTTCAGTCCAAGGCACAAGATGACGGAGACGATGATGAGTTTGAGGACAGCAGCCCTGTGTATTCCTACTCTGTGCCCTCCGGCCTTGTGAAAGTCACAGCCAAGGCAAAGCATGGAACGATCACGGGCAGAGGATCTTATCTGCCTGGGCAGAAGGTGACGGTAAAGCCTAAGGCGGCAAAATATTATTGTTTTAAGCCTTCTACCATGAAAGCGGCAGGTAAAAAGATCAAAGGCAGCAGTCATTCTTTCCGCGTCACGGCAGCTACTACGGTTTCAGCCGTGTTCAAGAAGACCGTTGTAAAGTTAAATAAGAAGAAACTTACTTTAAGAGCTGGCAATAAATATAAGCTGAAGGCCAAGGTCAAGACTGTGGGAAAGAAAAAGTCTGTCACATGGAAATCCAGCAAGAGCAAGTATGCATCTGTCTCAAAACAAGGAGTTGTCAAGACAAAGAAAGCAGGGAAGGGAAAGACTGTTACGATTTATGCCTATGCAAAGGACGGCTCCAGATCCAAAGCCAAAATTAAGATAAAGATCCGCTAG
- the thiE gene encoding thiamine phosphate synthase: MTLYAVTDAAWVGKQTLMEQVKDALDGGITFLQLREKNLDRDAFLKEAREMAELSQQYHVPFVVNDEVEIALECGADGVHVGQDDMACQNARKLLGPDKIIGVSVHNVEEALKAQADGADYLGLGAVKATPTKTDAKVVEFEEIQRVCNAVSIPVVAIGGIKKDNLMELQGSHVDGIAVVSAIFGAEDIRQETKELRKKAEEMKRR; the protein is encoded by the coding sequence ATGACCCTGTATGCGGTGACGGATGCAGCATGGGTGGGAAAACAGACATTGATGGAGCAGGTAAAAGATGCGCTGGACGGAGGCATCACGTTTCTGCAGCTGCGGGAAAAGAATTTAGACCGTGATGCATTTTTAAAGGAGGCCAGGGAGATGGCTGAACTTTCACAGCAGTACCATGTACCTTTTGTCGTCAATGATGAGGTGGAGATTGCCTTGGAGTGCGGCGCCGACGGAGTACATGTGGGACAGGATGACATGGCATGCCAAAATGCCAGAAAACTCCTGGGCCCGGACAAGATCATCGGAGTGTCCGTACATAACGTGGAAGAGGCATTAAAGGCCCAGGCTGACGGAGCGGATTATCTTGGCCTTGGGGCTGTAAAGGCCACCCCCACAAAGACGGATGCCAAGGTTGTGGAGTTTGAGGAAATTCAAAGAGTGTGTAATGCAGTGTCCATACCGGTGGTCGCCATCGGAGGGATTAAAAAAGACAACCTGATGGAGCTTCAGGGCAGCCACGTGGACGGTATTGCCGTTGTCTCTGCCATTTTTGGCGCTGAAGATATCAGGCAGGAGACAAAGGAGTTACGAAAGAAAGCAGAGGAGATGAAACGAAGATGA
- the thiM gene encoding hydroxyethylthiazole kinase, producing the protein MYRTILHNVKQNPSLVHCMTNYVTVNDVANMVLASGASPIMADDKSEVEEITSICTSLVINIGTLNARTIEAMVLAGKRANLLGHPVIFDPVGAGASSLRTETAKRLLDEVKFSVIRGNVSEIKTVYAGSGATMGVDANVADAVTEENIGEMIRMAQDLSVRTGAVIAITGAIDIVTDESRAYIIRNGDPMMARITGTGCMLDGIIAGFVGSNKDHVLEAAAVAVCAMGYCGENAKRKCRGTSSLRMHLIDEMSCLKAEELERGAKVESRI; encoded by the coding sequence ATGTATCGGACAATCTTACATAATGTAAAACAAAATCCATCCCTTGTCCATTGCATGACCAATTATGTGACGGTCAATGATGTGGCGAATATGGTTCTGGCATCAGGAGCATCACCGATCATGGCGGATGACAAGAGTGAGGTAGAAGAGATCACGAGTATCTGTACATCGCTGGTGATCAACATAGGAACATTAAATGCCAGGACCATAGAGGCTATGGTGCTGGCAGGAAAAAGGGCCAATCTGCTGGGGCATCCGGTGATCTTTGATCCGGTGGGCGCCGGTGCGTCAAGTTTAAGAACTGAGACGGCAAAGAGGCTTCTTGACGAAGTGAAATTTTCTGTCATACGGGGGAATGTTTCTGAGATCAAGACAGTGTATGCAGGAAGCGGAGCCACCATGGGAGTGGATGCCAATGTAGCCGATGCGGTGACAGAGGAGAATATAGGGGAAATGATCCGGATGGCACAGGATCTTTCTGTGCGGACCGGTGCGGTGATTGCCATCACTGGAGCCATCGACATTGTCACGGATGAGAGCAGGGCTTATATTATAAGAAACGGAGATCCGATGATGGCGAGGATCACCGGGACCGGATGTATGCTGGACGGTATCATCGCAGGGTTTGTGGGATCCAACAAGGACCATGTACTGGAGGCGGCAGCCGTTGCGGTATGTGCTATGGGATACTGTGGGGAGAACGCAAAAAGAAAATGCAGAGGTACATCTTCCCTTAGGATGCATCTCATTGATGAAATGAGTTGTCTTAAGGCCGAAGAGCTGGAAAGGGGCGCAAAAGTTGAAAGTAGAATCTAA
- a CDS encoding peptide-methionine (R)-S-oxide reductase translates to MTEHDDRSFLMRRTEVKSRVGSSHLGHVFDDGPRELGGLRYCINSASLRFIPYEKMEEEGYGYLKHDIFHMISVRLLECLTPIM, encoded by the coding sequence GTGACGGAACACGACGACAGGTCCTTCCTTATGCGCCGAACAGAGGTTAAAAGCCGTGTGGGGAGCAGCCATCTGGGGCATGTGTTCGATGACGGGCCCAGGGAGCTCGGAGGCCTCCGGTACTGCATCAACAGTGCATCCCTGAGGTTCATTCCCTATGAAAAGATGGAAGAAGAGGGCTATGGTTATCTAAAGCATGACATTTTCCACATGATTTCCGTTCGGCTCTTAGAATGCCTCACTCCAATCATGTAG
- a CDS encoding sensor histidine kinase gives MRQITEKNRWIFFSIFTAAIFLFLFGLGCVRENRRLMEKESQILKAAGVLETEKTQDALYHMLREKGEDTVKARGREILGKYGYKKAVQQSLRTEMRQYMHWSAALLLGVYGAVAGAAFLWMKKTKAQREQEFEELRAMAEQFYLGNYQVSYEEAEGTKSQLLSRLDSLGRKLMVNENKLWEEKEGTKSLVTDISHQLKTPVASLGICLELLEGEELTKEEQKEFIKQAVGQTKRLDSLTKALINISRMETGMISIQKEMKPIMDTIAQAVSTIYVKAQEKQIQIEVIKESSSIENLEIFHDPKWTREAIANILENAVKYSNEGTDIQIRMMERTSFLRIEIEDQGIGIDRENYSKIFQRFYRGNEDRVKEAEGSGVGLYLTRKILEAQGGTVSVSAGKQGSIFILHLSLTDL, from the coding sequence TTGAGACAGATAACAGAAAAGAACAGGTGGATTTTCTTCAGCATCTTTACAGCGGCGATCTTCCTTTTTCTCTTCGGCCTTGGATGTGTCAGGGAAAACAGAAGGCTGATGGAAAAGGAGAGCCAGATCTTAAAGGCTGCCGGGGTTTTGGAGACGGAGAAGACACAGGACGCACTGTATCATATGCTCCGGGAAAAAGGGGAGGATACAGTGAAAGCGAGGGGAAGGGAGATCCTTGGGAAGTACGGATATAAAAAGGCAGTGCAGCAGAGCCTGCGCACCGAGATGAGACAATACATGCACTGGTCGGCTGCACTGCTTCTTGGAGTCTATGGTGCGGTGGCAGGGGCAGCGTTTCTCTGGATGAAAAAGACGAAAGCGCAGAGGGAGCAGGAATTTGAAGAACTCCGGGCCATGGCAGAACAGTTTTACTTAGGGAACTATCAGGTTTCCTATGAGGAAGCGGAGGGAACAAAGAGCCAGCTTCTGAGCCGGCTGGATTCTTTGGGAAGGAAACTTATGGTCAATGAGAACAAACTTTGGGAGGAAAAGGAAGGGACAAAGTCTCTGGTCACGGATATCTCCCATCAGTTGAAGACACCGGTGGCAAGTCTTGGTATATGCCTGGAACTGCTGGAAGGAGAGGAATTGACGAAAGAGGAACAGAAGGAATTCATTAAGCAGGCAGTGGGACAGACAAAGAGGCTGGACAGCCTTACAAAAGCCTTGATCAACATTTCCAGAATGGAGACAGGAATGATCTCGATCCAAAAGGAAATGAAACCGATCATGGATACCATCGCTCAGGCAGTCAGCACCATATATGTGAAAGCTCAGGAAAAACAGATCCAGATTGAGGTTATCAAGGAAAGCAGTTCCATAGAGAACCTGGAGATTTTCCACGACCCGAAGTGGACAAGGGAGGCCATTGCCAATATATTGGAAAACGCTGTAAAGTACAGTAATGAAGGCACGGACATTCAAATACGGATGATGGAACGGACCAGCTTTCTGCGTATTGAGATTGAGGATCAAGGGATCGGGATTGACCGGGAAAATTATTCCAAGATCTTTCAGAGATTTTACAGAGGAAACGAGGACAGGGTAAAAGAAGCGGAGGGATCCGGAGTGGGACTGTATCTCACGAGAAAAATACTGGAGGCCCAGGGCGGAACGGTTTCGGTTTCTGCCGGCAAACAGGGCAGTATCTTTATCTTACATTTAAGTCTTACAGATTTGTAA
- a CDS encoding ABC transporter ATP-binding protein: MSENIMLETKDLCKYYGEGENEVRAIDHTSLEIRQGEFAAVVGKSGSGKSTLLHMLGGLDHPTSGKVLIGGKDISCMKEEELAIFRRRKIGFIFQSFNLISSLNVWENVVLPIGLDGRKLNEEFVEEILKTLEMTEKKQSLPNTLSGGQQQRVAIARAIASKPDIILADEPTGNLDSKTGDEVISLLKMTAKKYGQTLVMITHDEEIAQMADRIILIEDGKVVR; this comes from the coding sequence ATGAGTGAAAATATTATGTTAGAGACAAAAGATTTATGTAAATATTACGGAGAGGGAGAAAACGAGGTAAGGGCGATTGACCACACCTCTCTTGAGATCAGGCAGGGAGAGTTTGCTGCCGTTGTGGGAAAAAGCGGTTCAGGAAAAAGTACGCTGCTTCATATGCTGGGAGGGCTGGACCATCCCACAAGCGGGAAAGTGCTGATCGGGGGTAAGGATATCAGCTGTATGAAAGAGGAGGAACTGGCAATTTTCCGCCGCAGAAAGATCGGTTTTATTTTTCAGTCTTTTAATCTGATTTCTTCTCTGAATGTGTGGGAGAATGTTGTCCTTCCCATTGGTTTGGATGGAAGGAAACTGAATGAAGAGTTCGTGGAAGAAATCCTAAAGACACTGGAAATGACAGAGAAGAAGCAGAGCCTTCCGAATACCCTGTCGGGAGGGCAGCAGCAAAGGGTAGCCATTGCAAGGGCTATCGCTTCTAAACCAGACATCATTCTGGCAGATGAGCCCACAGGGAATCTGGATTCCAAGACCGGGGATGAGGTGATCTCCCTGCTCAAGATGACGGCAAAAAAATATGGACAGACCCTGGTAATGATCACCCACGATGAGGAGATCGCACAGATGGCAGACCGGATCATCCTGATCGAAGACGGCAAGGTGGTGAGGTAG
- the msrA gene encoding peptide-methionine (S)-S-oxide reductase MsrA, translating into MDKTLEQENKTHTIYLAGGCFWGLEAFLKELPGLLDTQVGYANGTVKDPTYEQVCNANTGHAEAVKAVYDESRISTERLLDGFFKVVDPTSVNRQGNDRGSQYRSGIYYVDENDRDLAMKAVEKQQKQYKALVVTEVLPLTCFYPAEEYHQDYLDKNPGGYCHINLSAAGEFKNDDPVFDEKELRSRV; encoded by the coding sequence ATGGATAAAACATTGGAACAGGAAAATAAAACACATACCATTTATCTGGCAGGCGGCTGTTTCTGGGGTCTGGAAGCTTTTTTAAAAGAGCTTCCAGGCCTTTTGGATACCCAGGTGGGATACGCCAACGGGACGGTAAAAGATCCAACTTATGAACAGGTATGTAACGCAAACACCGGTCACGCTGAGGCTGTAAAAGCAGTATACGATGAGTCACGAATTTCCACTGAACGGCTGCTGGACGGCTTTTTTAAGGTGGTGGATCCGACCAGCGTAAACCGGCAGGGCAATGACAGGGGCAGCCAGTACCGCTCCGGGATTTATTATGTTGATGAAAACGATAGGGATCTGGCTATGAAGGCCGTAGAAAAACAGCAAAAACAATATAAGGCACTGGTCGTGACGGAGGTCCTGCCGCTTACATGCTTTTATCCGGCGGAGGAATATCATCAGGACTATCTGGATAAGAATCCAGGCGGTTACTGCCATATTAATTTAAGCGCTGCCGGGGAGTTTAAGAACGATGATCCTGTCTTTGACGAAAAAGAGCTGAGGTCAAGGGTTTGA
- a CDS encoding ABC transporter permease produces the protein MKTVTKLSEKNLRQNRGRSILIAISIILTTALLTIIGLSCNGLLKANKANSSALYGDFHGAFMNVGEEKMKEIIVRGEIEKAGVMANAATADLGKASGILAYYDQKARAMSNLKMTGHSRIPVEENEIMAQKAFFKNLGLKKPEIGDSVTVPYRIGAKGKVIKKAFKISGFLPDNEINDLKQTYGAVVSKKFYENTVPVKKRSYSVCFKMKNDQKMTENEMEESIQDLGKALSIPERNISLNKIFIMWDTDPGTQTVAVGAFVAAIVILFSIVVIYNIFYVGMVQKVQEYGKLRAIGMTRKQMKQMIFREGMILSGISIPLGLFIGFIVTKLFFVKIAGIGGTNKTVGEVISNTPLFSLPVLIGAGVLALLTVYLSMKRPMQVAAKVSPVEAVRYQEGTGKKRQNRKGCRQINLIRITQANLARNKKRTVTTILTMGLSCVMFIVIANLGGNMNPAYEAGKDVKKGDFYITLDTGLDDKTYPEKNLNRVQQQNLMDKNMTDQIRQIDGVTKVETGKWAVVNVKKKGGEGTSVIQILSKKDFDAFVKKELERGSADYDTMKNNNGVVYLWDHFFEDYGYHIGGKLHMEILDGTKKIPFSATVVGSANGHMDASWAMTEETFEKLGTKTDLTSEIYVTCRPEKKASVEKKLKELMDTSEFYHIKSYDDAYQEVQLSIGLLRDSLYALLFVIGLIGFMNMANTLITSIVTRKKELGIFQAIGMTAKQVRRMLQMEGLIFTGGTLVIALTLGNVIGYYLFLKCKETGMIGLNDYHLPLSEILVMAGILLLLQMVLSAVMSRKFQKESVVERIRYDE, from the coding sequence ATGAAGACAGTCACAAAGTTATCCGAAAAAAACCTGAGGCAGAACAGAGGGCGCAGTATCCTGATCGCAATTTCGATTATTCTGACAACTGCGCTGCTTACGATCATCGGACTGAGCTGCAATGGTTTATTAAAGGCCAACAAGGCAAATAGTTCTGCGCTCTACGGAGATTTCCACGGGGCATTTATGAACGTCGGCGAAGAAAAAATGAAGGAGATCATAGTCCGGGGAGAAATTGAAAAAGCAGGAGTTATGGCCAATGCCGCCACGGCAGATCTGGGAAAAGCCAGTGGGATCCTGGCCTACTATGACCAAAAAGCAAGAGCTATGTCGAACCTTAAGATGACCGGACATAGCAGGATTCCTGTGGAAGAAAACGAAATCATGGCCCAAAAGGCATTTTTTAAAAACCTGGGTCTTAAAAAACCGGAGATAGGAGACAGTGTCACGGTTCCATACAGGATCGGCGCAAAAGGCAAAGTTATAAAAAAGGCTTTTAAGATCTCTGGTTTCCTGCCGGATAATGAGATAAATGATTTAAAGCAGACTTACGGTGCGGTGGTGTCTAAAAAGTTTTATGAGAACACGGTCCCTGTAAAAAAGCGGTCATATTCAGTATGTTTTAAAATGAAGAACGATCAGAAGATGACAGAAAATGAAATGGAAGAAAGTATCCAGGATTTAGGGAAAGCCCTATCCATCCCCGAACGTAATATTTCGTTAAATAAAATCTTTATCATGTGGGATACAGATCCGGGGACGCAGACGGTTGCTGTCGGGGCATTTGTGGCTGCCATTGTGATCCTGTTCAGCATCGTTGTGATCTATAATATTTTTTATGTGGGTATGGTGCAGAAGGTACAGGAATATGGAAAGCTGCGTGCCATCGGTATGACCAGGAAACAGATGAAGCAGATGATCTTCAGGGAAGGAATGATCTTGTCAGGCATCAGCATACCTCTGGGCCTGTTCATAGGATTTATCGTAACAAAGCTGTTCTTTGTGAAAATTGCAGGGATCGGAGGCACCAACAAGACTGTGGGGGAAGTGATCTCAAATACACCGCTGTTTAGCCTGCCGGTATTGATCGGGGCAGGGGTTCTGGCATTGCTCACAGTGTATCTGTCTATGAAACGGCCTATGCAGGTGGCAGCCAAGGTCTCTCCAGTAGAAGCCGTACGGTACCAGGAGGGCACAGGGAAAAAGAGACAGAACCGGAAAGGCTGCCGGCAGATCAATCTTATCAGGATCACCCAGGCAAATCTGGCGAGAAATAAAAAACGGACAGTGACCACCATCCTCACCATGGGACTCAGCTGTGTTATGTTCATTGTCATTGCGAACCTGGGAGGAAATATGAATCCGGCATACGAGGCCGGAAAGGATGTGAAAAAAGGAGACTTTTATATTACTCTGGATACAGGATTAGATGACAAAACGTACCCGGAGAAGAATCTGAACCGTGTGCAGCAACAAAATCTGATGGACAAAAATATGACGGATCAGATCCGCCAGATCGACGGTGTCACCAAAGTAGAGACCGGAAAATGGGCGGTGGTAAATGTGAAGAAAAAGGGTGGTGAAGGAACCTCTGTCATCCAGATTCTCTCAAAGAAGGATTTTGACGCTTTTGTAAAGAAAGAATTGGAGCGGGGAAGTGCGGACTATGATACGATGAAGAATAACAACGGGGTTGTATATCTTTGGGATCACTTTTTTGAAGACTACGGGTATCATATCGGCGGCAAGCTTCATATGGAGATACTGGATGGAACGAAAAAAATTCCATTTTCCGCAACTGTTGTCGGATCTGCCAATGGCCATATGGATGCCTCATGGGCAATGACGGAGGAGACATTTGAAAAGCTTGGTACGAAAACGGATCTGACCAGCGAGATTTATGTGACATGCAGGCCGGAGAAAAAGGCTTCAGTGGAAAAGAAGCTGAAAGAGCTTATGGATACCAGTGAATTTTATCATATTAAATCTTATGACGATGCTTATCAGGAGGTGCAGCTTAGCATCGGCCTGCTCAGGGATTCTCTGTACGCCCTGCTGTTTGTCATCGGGCTCATCGGGTTTATGAATATGGCAAACACTCTGATTACAAGCATTGTCACAAGGAAAAAGGAACTGGGGATTTTCCAGGCCATCGGTATGACGGCAAAACAGGTGAGAAGAATGCTTCAGATGGAAGGGCTCATTTTTACTGGAGGTACTCTGGTCATTGCACTCACCCTTGGAAATGTGATTGGATATTATCTGTTTCTTAAGTGCAAGGAGACAGGAATGATCGGACTGAATGACTATCATCTGCCGCTGTCTGAGATTCTGGTTATGGCAGGGATCCTGCTGCTTCTGCAGATGGTCCTCTCCGCGGTCATGAGCAGAAAATTCCAGAAAGAATCCGTGGTAGAAAGAATTCGGTATGATGAATAG